The Scyliorhinus canicula chromosome 11, sScyCan1.1, whole genome shotgun sequence genome contains a region encoding:
- the LOC119973973 gene encoding uncharacterized protein LOC119973973 isoform X1, with protein sequence MERGLYPGEEAQEEGELSSLHVQEALPPASILQEAETADGSDLLLLNVDAPKVGVTAPGGSESAETDAEGGGRGCEGLPQEPVGRTGPAGGEISADVHCLKSGEADGVGAESQGQEPPGSEAAPGPSNPPTEQLAEETKTTRVKYASGQAEVRLLTDKLNCSNCQVELLQLELETERKRSRQQTGRIEELEKEVRSNFALIRVLSDCKSKVEQLEELKQSSQELIFKFKESKETAIHLRERITELEFQQAINEQKIKELMDQLSQCTKTTETKDEVKKQPEELLNHQSLSRVRGQIVHTQNESIHHRRQHVSHFSTPATNISKACIIL encoded by the exons ATGGAGCgtggactgtaccccggggaagAGGCCCAGGAGGAAGGGGAACTCTCCTCGCTGCATGTCCAAGAAGCCCTGCCGCCTGCCAGCATCCTGCAAGAGGCAGAGACAGCAGACGGCAGCGACCTCCTCCTGCTCAATGTTGACGCTCCCAAAGTGGGAGTCACAGCCCCTGGGGGCAGCGAATCGGCGGAGACAGATGCtgaaggtggagggaggggatgtgAAGGGCTTCCCCAAGAGCCCGTGGGCAGGACTGGCCCGGCAGGAGGTGAGATTAGTGCCGATGTCCATTGCTTGAAGTCAGGCGAGGCAGACGGGGTCGGTGCAGAGAGTCAAGGCCAGGAACCCCCAGGGAGTGAGGCTGCCCCCGGTCCTTCCAACCCGCCAACTGAGCAACTTGCGGAGGAAACAAAGACCACTCGGGTTAAATATGCATCCGGCCAGGCTGAAGTCAGACTGCTGACTGACAAGTTAAATTGTTCCAACTGTCAGGTGGAGTTGCTGCAACTGGAGCTGGAGACTGAAAGGAAACGGAGCCGGCAGCAAACAGGCAGAATTGAAGAGTTGGAGAAGGAAGTAAGAAGTAACTTTGCTCTGATCAGAGTGCTCTCTGACTGCAAAAGCAAAGTGGAACAATTGGAGGAACTGAAACAATCATCTCAGGAACTGATATTTAAA TTTAAGGAATCCAAAGAGACCGCAATTCATTTAAGGGAGAGAATTACAGAGTTAGAGTTTCAGCAAGCCATTAACGAACAAAAGATAAAAGAGCTTATGGATCAACTGTCCCAATGTACAAAAACTACCGAGACAAAAGATGAAGTGAAGAAGCAGCCAGAAGAGCTGTTAAACCATCAGTCCCTCAGCAGAGTGAGAGGAcagatagtccacacacaaaatGAATCCATACATCACCGGAGACAGCATGTTTCCCATTTCAGTACGCCAGCTACAAATATTTCAAAAGCCTGCATCATCCTATGA
- the LOC119973973 gene encoding uncharacterized protein LOC119973973 isoform X4 — protein MERGLYPGEEAQEEGELSSLHVQEALPPASILQEAETADGSDLLLLNVDAPKVGVTAPGGSESAETDAEGGGRGCEGLPQEPVGRTGPAGGEISADVHCLKSGEADGVGAESQGQEPPGSEAAPGPSNPPTEQLAEETKTTRVKYASGQAEVRLLTDKLNCSNCQVELLQLELETERKRSRQQTGRIEELEKEVRSNFALIRVLSDCKSKVEQLEELKQSSQELIFKIFLSGLYENTDNRTKINLRIKYYKKRNQ, from the exons ATGGAGCgtggactgtaccccggggaagAGGCCCAGGAGGAAGGGGAACTCTCCTCGCTGCATGTCCAAGAAGCCCTGCCGCCTGCCAGCATCCTGCAAGAGGCAGAGACAGCAGACGGCAGCGACCTCCTCCTGCTCAATGTTGACGCTCCCAAAGTGGGAGTCACAGCCCCTGGGGGCAGCGAATCGGCGGAGACAGATGCtgaaggtggagggaggggatgtgAAGGGCTTCCCCAAGAGCCCGTGGGCAGGACTGGCCCGGCAGGAGGTGAGATTAGTGCCGATGTCCATTGCTTGAAGTCAGGCGAGGCAGACGGGGTCGGTGCAGAGAGTCAAGGCCAGGAACCCCCAGGGAGTGAGGCTGCCCCCGGTCCTTCCAACCCGCCAACTGAGCAACTTGCGGAGGAAACAAAGACCACTCGGGTTAAATATGCATCCGGCCAGGCTGAAGTCAGACTGCTGACTGACAAGTTAAATTGTTCCAACTGTCAGGTGGAGTTGCTGCAACTGGAGCTGGAGACTGAAAGGAAACGGAGCCGGCAGCAAACAGGCAGAATTGAAGAGTTGGAGAAGGAAGTAAGAAGTAACTTTGCTCTGATCAGAGTGCTCTCTGACTGCAAAAGCAAAGTGGAACAATTGGAGGAACTGAAACAATCATCTCAGGAACTGATATTTAAA ATTTTTCTTTCAGGCCTTTATGAAAACACTGATAATCGAACAAAGATTAATCTGAGAATTAAATACTACAAAAAAAGGAATCAATG A
- the LOC119973973 gene encoding uncharacterized protein LOC119973973 isoform X5 has translation MERGLYPGEEAQEEGELSSLHVQEALPPASILQEAETADGSDLLLLNVDAPKVGVTAPGGSESAETDAEGGGRGCEGLPQEPVGRTGPAGGEISADVHCLKSGEADGVGAESQGQEPPGSEAAPGPSNPPTEQLAEETKTTRVKYASGQAEVRLLTDKLNCSNCQVELLQLELETERKRSRQQTGRIEELEKEVRSNFALIRVLSDCKSKVEQLEELKQSSQELIFKVFPCNGHRHTF, from the coding sequence ATGGAGCgtggactgtaccccggggaagAGGCCCAGGAGGAAGGGGAACTCTCCTCGCTGCATGTCCAAGAAGCCCTGCCGCCTGCCAGCATCCTGCAAGAGGCAGAGACAGCAGACGGCAGCGACCTCCTCCTGCTCAATGTTGACGCTCCCAAAGTGGGAGTCACAGCCCCTGGGGGCAGCGAATCGGCGGAGACAGATGCtgaaggtggagggaggggatgtgAAGGGCTTCCCCAAGAGCCCGTGGGCAGGACTGGCCCGGCAGGAGGTGAGATTAGTGCCGATGTCCATTGCTTGAAGTCAGGCGAGGCAGACGGGGTCGGTGCAGAGAGTCAAGGCCAGGAACCCCCAGGGAGTGAGGCTGCCCCCGGTCCTTCCAACCCGCCAACTGAGCAACTTGCGGAGGAAACAAAGACCACTCGGGTTAAATATGCATCCGGCCAGGCTGAAGTCAGACTGCTGACTGACAAGTTAAATTGTTCCAACTGTCAGGTGGAGTTGCTGCAACTGGAGCTGGAGACTGAAAGGAAACGGAGCCGGCAGCAAACAGGCAGAATTGAAGAGTTGGAGAAGGAAGTAAGAAGTAACTTTGCTCTGATCAGAGTGCTCTCTGACTGCAAAAGCAAAGTGGAACAATTGGAGGAACTGAAACAATCATCTCAGGAACTGATATTTAAA
- the LOC119973973 gene encoding uncharacterized protein LOC119973973 isoform X2, with product MERGLYPGEEAQEEGELSSLHVQEALPPASILQEAETADGSDLLLLNVDAPKVGVTAPGGSESAETDAEGGGRGCEGLPQEPVGRTGPAGGEISADVHCLKSGEADGVGAESQGQEPPGSEAAPGPSNPPTEQLAEETKTTRVKYASGQAEVRLLTDKLNCSNCQVELLQLELETERKRSRQQTGRIEELEKEVRSNFALIRVLSDCKSKVEQLEELKQSSQELIFKIFLSGLYENTDNRTKINLRIKYYKKRNQW from the exons ATGGAGCgtggactgtaccccggggaagAGGCCCAGGAGGAAGGGGAACTCTCCTCGCTGCATGTCCAAGAAGCCCTGCCGCCTGCCAGCATCCTGCAAGAGGCAGAGACAGCAGACGGCAGCGACCTCCTCCTGCTCAATGTTGACGCTCCCAAAGTGGGAGTCACAGCCCCTGGGGGCAGCGAATCGGCGGAGACAGATGCtgaaggtggagggaggggatgtgAAGGGCTTCCCCAAGAGCCCGTGGGCAGGACTGGCCCGGCAGGAGGTGAGATTAGTGCCGATGTCCATTGCTTGAAGTCAGGCGAGGCAGACGGGGTCGGTGCAGAGAGTCAAGGCCAGGAACCCCCAGGGAGTGAGGCTGCCCCCGGTCCTTCCAACCCGCCAACTGAGCAACTTGCGGAGGAAACAAAGACCACTCGGGTTAAATATGCATCCGGCCAGGCTGAAGTCAGACTGCTGACTGACAAGTTAAATTGTTCCAACTGTCAGGTGGAGTTGCTGCAACTGGAGCTGGAGACTGAAAGGAAACGGAGCCGGCAGCAAACAGGCAGAATTGAAGAGTTGGAGAAGGAAGTAAGAAGTAACTTTGCTCTGATCAGAGTGCTCTCTGACTGCAAAAGCAAAGTGGAACAATTGGAGGAACTGAAACAATCATCTCAGGAACTGATATTTAAA ATTTTTCTTTCAGGCCTTTATGAAAACACTGATAATCGAACAAAGATTAATCTGAGAATTAAATACTACAAAAAAAGGAATCAATGgtaa